One genomic window of Pseudomonas aeruginosa includes the following:
- the rpsK gene encoding 30S ribosomal protein S11, with translation MAKPAARPRKKVKKTVVDGIAHIHASFNNTIVTITDRQGNALSWATSGGSGFRGSRKSTPFAAQVAAERAGQAALEYGLKNLDVNVKGPGPGRESAVRALNACGYKIASITDVTPIPHNGCRPPKKRRV, from the coding sequence ATGGCAAAACCTGCTGCTCGTCCCCGTAAGAAAGTCAAAAAGACAGTGGTCGATGGGATCGCCCACATCCACGCGTCTTTCAACAACACCATCGTGACCATCACCGACCGTCAGGGCAACGCACTGTCCTGGGCGACCTCCGGTGGTTCCGGTTTCCGCGGCTCGCGTAAGAGCACCCCGTTCGCTGCCCAGGTAGCGGCCGAGCGTGCCGGCCAGGCTGCCCTGGAATACGGTCTGAAGAACCTGGACGTCAACGTCAAGGGCCCGGGCCCGGGCCGCGAGTCCGCCGTTCGCGCTCTGAATGCTTGCGGCTACAAGATCGCCAGCATCACCGACGTAACCCCGATCCCGCATAACGGCTGCCGTCCGCCGAAAAAGCGTCGCGTGTAA
- the rpsD gene encoding 30S ribosomal protein S4 yields the protein MARYIGPKCKLSRREGTDLFLKSGARALDSKCKAENVPGQHGQRRGRLSDYGLQLREKQKVRRIYGVLERQFRGYYQEASRRKGSTGENLLQLLECRLDNVVYRMGFGSTRSESRQLVSHKAITVNGQTVNIPSYQVKAGDVVAVREKSKNQLRIAQALELCGQRGRVEWVEVDLDKKAGTFKSAPARSDLSADINENLIVELYSK from the coding sequence ATGGCTCGTTACATTGGTCCCAAGTGCAAACTGTCTCGCCGTGAAGGCACCGACCTGTTCCTGAAGAGCGGCGCCCGCGCCCTCGACTCGAAGTGCAAGGCTGAAAACGTTCCTGGCCAGCATGGCCAGCGTCGTGGCCGTCTGTCCGACTACGGTCTGCAGCTGCGTGAAAAGCAGAAAGTACGTCGCATCTACGGCGTGCTGGAGCGTCAGTTCCGCGGTTACTACCAGGAAGCTTCCCGTCGCAAGGGTTCTACCGGTGAGAACCTGCTGCAACTGCTCGAGTGCCGCCTGGACAACGTCGTATACCGCATGGGCTTCGGTTCCACTCGTTCGGAATCCCGCCAGCTGGTATCCCACAAGGCCATCACCGTCAACGGTCAGACCGTCAACATCCCTTCCTACCAAGTGAAGGCCGGTGACGTCGTAGCTGTTCGCGAAAAATCGAAGAACCAGCTGCGTATCGCTCAGGCTCTGGAACTCTGTGGCCAGCGCGGTCGCGTCGAGTGGGTCGAAGTCGACCTCGACAAGAAGGCTGGTACCTTCAAGAGTGCTCCGGCTCGCAGCGACCTGTCCGCTGATATCAACGAAAACCTGATTGTCGAGCTCTACTCCAAGTAA
- a CDS encoding DNA-directed RNA polymerase subunit alpha codes for MQSSVNEFLTPRHIDVQVVSQTRAKITLEPLERGFGHTLGNALRRILLSSMPGCAVVEAEIDGVLHEYSAIEGVQEDVIEILLNLKGLAIKLHGRDEVTLTLAKKGSGVVTAADIQLDHDVEIINGDHVIANLADNGALNMKLKVARGRGYEPADARQSDEDESRSIGRLQLDASFSPVRRVSYVVENARVEQRTNLDKLVLDLETNGTLDPEEAIRRAATILQQQLAAFVDLKGDSEPVVEEQEDEIDPILLRPVDDLELTVRSANCLKAENIYYIGDLIQRTEVELLKTPNLGKKSLTEIKDVLASRGLSLGMRLDNWPPASLKKDDKATA; via the coding sequence ATGCAGAGTTCGGTAAATGAGTTCCTGACCCCCCGCCACATCGATGTGCAGGTGGTCAGTCAAACCCGCGCCAAGATCACGCTCGAGCCTCTCGAGCGTGGTTTTGGTCACACCCTGGGCAACGCGCTGCGTCGCATCCTGTTGTCCTCCATGCCTGGCTGCGCAGTGGTCGAGGCCGAGATCGACGGCGTACTCCACGAGTACTCGGCGATCGAAGGTGTGCAGGAAGATGTAATCGAGATCCTGCTGAACCTGAAAGGTCTGGCCATCAAGCTGCACGGTCGTGATGAAGTGACGCTGACCCTGGCTAAGAAGGGCTCGGGTGTTGTGACTGCTGCCGATATTCAGCTGGATCACGATGTTGAGATCATCAACGGTGACCACGTTATCGCCAACCTGGCAGACAACGGCGCGCTGAACATGAAGCTGAAGGTAGCTCGTGGCCGTGGCTACGAGCCTGCCGACGCACGTCAGAGCGATGAAGACGAAAGCCGCAGCATCGGCCGTCTGCAGCTCGACGCATCGTTCAGCCCGGTCCGTCGTGTCTCCTACGTGGTGGAAAACGCCCGTGTCGAGCAGCGCACCAACCTGGACAAACTGGTCCTGGACCTGGAAACCAACGGCACTCTGGATCCCGAAGAGGCTATCCGTCGCGCCGCTACCATCCTGCAACAGCAGCTGGCAGCGTTCGTGGACCTCAAGGGCGACAGCGAACCCGTCGTTGAAGAGCAGGAAGACGAGATCGATCCGATCCTCCTGCGCCCGGTCGATGACCTGGAACTGACCGTACGTTCGGCCAACTGCCTGAAGGCGGAAAACATCTACTACATCGGTGACCTGATCCAGCGCACCGAAGTGGAGCTGTTGAAAACGCCGAACCTGGGCAAGAAGTCCCTGACCGAAATCAAGGACGTTCTGGCTTCCCGTGGTCTGTCCCTCGGTATGCGCCTCGATAACTGGCCGCCGGCAAGTCTTAAGAAAGACGACAAGGCCACTGCCTGA
- the rplQ gene encoding 50S ribosomal protein L17, producing MRHRKSGRHLSRTSAHRKAMFQNMAVSLFEHELIKTTLPKAKELRRVAEPLITLAKEDSVANRRLAFDRTRSKAAVGKLFNDLGKRYANRPGGYLRILKCGFRAGDNAPMAYVELVDRPVGGEVVEAAE from the coding sequence ATGCGCCATCGTAAAAGTGGTCGTCACCTGAGCCGCACCAGCGCGCACCGCAAGGCTATGTTCCAGAACATGGCGGTGTCGCTGTTCGAACACGAACTGATCAAAACCACCCTGCCCAAGGCCAAGGAACTGCGTCGCGTTGCCGAGCCGCTGATCACCCTGGCCAAGGAAGACAGCGTCGCCAACCGTCGCCTGGCTTTCGACCGTACCCGTTCGAAAGCTGCCGTTGGCAAGCTGTTCAACGACCTGGGCAAGCGCTACGCCAACCGTCCGGGCGGCTACCTGCGCATCCTGAAGTGCGGTTTCCGCGCTGGCGACAACGCCCCCATGGCGTACGTCGAGCTGGTTGATCGTCCTGTCGGCGGTGAAGTCGTAGAAGCTGCCGAATAA
- the katA gene encoding catalase KatA produces MEEKTRLTTAAGAPVVDNQNVQTAGPRGPMLLQDVWFLEKLAHFDREVIPERRMHAKGSAAYGTFTVTHDITPYTRAKIFSQVGKKTDMFLRFSTVAGERGAADAERDIRGFSMRFYTEQGNWDLVGNNTPVFYLRDPLKFPDLNHVVKRDPRTNLRNATFKWDFFSHLPESLHQLTIDFSDRGLPKSYRHIHGFGSHTFSFINANNERFWVKFHFKTQQGIENLTNAEAAEVIAQDRESSQRDLYESIEKGDFPRWKMYVQIMPEKEAATYRYNPFDLTKVWPHGDYPLIEVGFFELNRNPDNYFAEVEQAAFTPANVVPGIGFSPDKMLQGRLFSYGDAHRYRLGVNHHQIPVNAARCPHQVYHRDGGMRVDGNNAHQRVTYEPNSFNQWQEQPDFSEPPLSLEGAADHWNHRVDDDYYSQPAALFHLFTDEQKQRLFANIAEDIRDVPEQIQRRQIGLFLKVDPAYGKGVADALGLKLD; encoded by the coding sequence ATGGAAGAGAAGACCCGCCTGACCACTGCCGCTGGCGCACCGGTGGTCGATAACCAGAACGTGCAGACCGCCGGTCCGCGGGGCCCGATGTTGCTGCAGGACGTGTGGTTCCTCGAGAAGCTCGCCCACTTCGATCGCGAAGTGATCCCCGAGCGACGCATGCATGCGAAAGGCTCCGCGGCCTACGGCACCTTCACCGTCACCCATGACATCACCCCCTACACCCGGGCGAAGATCTTCTCCCAGGTCGGCAAGAAGACCGATATGTTCCTGCGCTTCTCCACCGTCGCCGGTGAGCGTGGCGCGGCGGATGCCGAGCGAGACATCCGCGGCTTCTCCATGCGTTTCTACACCGAGCAGGGCAACTGGGACCTGGTCGGCAACAACACCCCGGTGTTCTATCTGCGCGACCCGCTCAAGTTCCCCGATCTCAACCACGTGGTGAAGCGTGACCCGCGCACCAACCTGCGCAATGCGACCTTCAAGTGGGACTTTTTCTCTCACCTCCCCGAGTCGCTGCATCAGTTGACCATCGACTTCAGCGACCGCGGCCTGCCGAAGAGCTATCGGCACATCCATGGTTTCGGCAGCCATACCTTCAGCTTCATCAATGCGAACAACGAGCGCTTCTGGGTCAAGTTCCACTTCAAGACCCAACAGGGCATCGAGAACCTGACCAACGCCGAGGCTGCCGAAGTGATCGCCCAGGACCGCGAGAGTTCGCAGCGCGACTTGTACGAGAGCATCGAGAAAGGCGACTTCCCGCGCTGGAAGATGTACGTGCAGATCATGCCCGAGAAGGAAGCGGCCACCTATCGCTACAACCCGTTCGACCTGACCAAGGTCTGGCCCCACGGCGACTACCCGTTGATCGAAGTGGGCTTCTTCGAGCTGAACCGTAACCCGGACAACTACTTCGCCGAGGTCGAGCAGGCCGCTTTCACGCCGGCCAACGTGGTGCCCGGTATCGGTTTCTCGCCGGACAAGATGCTCCAGGGCCGTCTGTTCTCCTACGGCGACGCCCATCGCTATCGCCTGGGCGTCAACCACCACCAGATCCCGGTGAACGCCGCGCGTTGCCCGCACCAGGTCTACCACCGCGACGGCGGCATGCGGGTGGACGGCAACAACGCCCATCAGCGCGTCACCTACGAGCCGAACAGCTTCAACCAGTGGCAGGAGCAGCCTGACTTCTCCGAGCCGCCGCTGAGCCTGGAGGGCGCGGCGGACCACTGGAACCACCGGGTGGACGACGACTACTACAGCCAGCCCGCCGCGCTGTTCCATCTGTTCACCGACGAGCAGAAGCAGCGGCTGTTCGCCAACATCGCCGAAGACATCCGCGATGTACCGGAACAGATCCAGCGTCGCCAGATCGGCCTGTTCCTCAAGGTCGACCCGGCCTACGGCAAAGGCGTCGCCGACGCCCTCGGCCTGAAGCTGGACTGA
- the bfr gene encoding bacterioferritin: MQGHPEVIDYLNTLLTGELAARDQYFIHSRMYEDWGFSKLYERLNHEMEEETQHADALLRRILLLEGTPRMRPDDIHPGTTVPEMLEADLKLERHVRAALAKGIALCEQHKDFVSRDILKAQLADTEEDHAYWLEQQLGLIARMGLENYLQSQI; this comes from the coding sequence ATGCAAGGCCATCCGGAAGTCATCGATTACCTCAACACGCTGCTGACCGGCGAGCTGGCCGCGCGCGACCAGTACTTCATCCACTCGCGCATGTACGAGGACTGGGGCTTCAGCAAGCTCTACGAGCGCCTCAACCACGAGATGGAGGAGGAGACCCAGCACGCCGACGCCCTGCTGCGCCGTATCCTCCTGCTCGAAGGTACGCCGCGCATGCGTCCCGACGATATCCACCCGGGCACCACGGTGCCGGAGATGCTCGAGGCCGACCTCAAGCTCGAGCGCCATGTCCGCGCCGCGCTGGCCAAGGGCATCGCCCTCTGCGAGCAGCACAAGGACTTCGTCAGCCGCGACATCCTCAAGGCCCAGTTGGCCGACACCGAGGAAGACCACGCCTACTGGTTGGAGCAACAGCTTGGCCTGATCGCCAGGATGGGCCTGGAGAACTACCTGCAATCGCAGATCTGA
- the uvrA gene encoding excinuclease ABC subunit UvrA → MDKILIRGARTHNLKNVDLTLPRDKLIVITGLSGSGKSSLAFDTLYAEGQRRYVESLSAYARQFLSMMEKPDVDTIEGLSPAISIEQKSTSHNPRSTVGTITEIYDYLRLLYARVGTPRCPDHDIPLEAQTVSQMVDQVLALPEGSKLMLLAPVIRERKGEHLAVFDEMRAQGFVRARVDGKLYELDEVPKLDKQKKHSIDVVVDRFKVRADLQQRLAESFETALSLADGIALVAPMDEDEDVEEIIFSARFACPVCGHSISELEPKLFSFNNPAGACPTCDGLGVKQFFDARRVVNGELTLAEGAIRGWDRRNVYYFQMLGSLAQHYGFSLEEPFDELGAEHQKVVLYGSGRENVDFRYLNDRGDIVKRSHPFEGILPNLERRYRETESATVREELAKFLSTQPCPDCHGTRLRREARHVWVGDRTLPAITAMPVGEACEYAAGLSLTGRRGEIAAKILKEIRDRLQFLVNVGLDYLTLDRSADTLSGGEAQRIRLASQIGAGLVGVMYILDEPSIGLHQRDNERLLGTLTHLRNLGNTVIVVEHDEDAIRLADYVVDIGPGAGVHGGQVVAEGTPDQVMNHPDSLTGKYLSGRKKIAVPAKRTPRDKKKLLKLKGARGNNLQNVNLEIPVGLFTCITGVSGSGKSTLINNTLFPITATALNGATTLEVAPYDSFDGLQHLDKVVDIDQSPIGRTPRSNPATYTGLFTPIRELFSGVPEARSRGYGPGRFSFNVKGGRCEACQGDGVIKVEMHFLPDIYVPCDVCKGKRYNRETLEIRYKGKSIHEVLEMTIEEAREFFDAVPALARKLQTLMDVGLSYIKLGQSATTLSGGEAQRVKLSRELSKRDTGKTLYILDEPTTGLHFADIQQLLDVLHRLRDHGNTVVVIEHNLDVIKTADWLVDLGPEGGSKGGQIIANGTPEQVAEMPQSHTGHFLKPLLERDRA, encoded by the coding sequence GTGGATAAGATCCTGATTCGTGGGGCGCGTACCCACAACCTGAAGAACGTCGACCTCACACTGCCACGCGACAAACTGATCGTGATCACCGGTCTTTCCGGTTCCGGCAAGTCTTCCCTGGCTTTCGACACGCTCTATGCGGAAGGCCAGCGGCGCTACGTGGAATCCCTCTCGGCCTACGCCCGGCAGTTCCTGTCGATGATGGAGAAGCCGGACGTGGACACCATCGAAGGGCTGTCGCCGGCGATTTCCATCGAACAGAAGTCCACTTCCCACAACCCACGCTCCACCGTGGGTACGATCACCGAGATCTACGACTACCTGCGCCTGCTTTATGCCCGCGTCGGTACCCCGCGCTGCCCGGACCACGACATCCCGCTGGAGGCGCAGACCGTCAGCCAGATGGTCGACCAGGTCCTGGCCCTGCCGGAAGGCAGCAAGCTGATGCTGCTGGCGCCGGTGATCCGCGAGCGCAAGGGCGAGCACCTGGCGGTGTTCGACGAGATGCGCGCGCAGGGCTTCGTCCGCGCCCGGGTCGACGGCAAGCTCTACGAACTCGACGAAGTGCCGAAGCTGGATAAGCAGAAGAAGCACAGCATCGATGTGGTGGTGGACCGCTTCAAGGTTCGCGCGGACCTCCAGCAACGCCTGGCCGAGTCGTTCGAGACCGCCCTGTCCCTGGCCGACGGTATCGCCCTGGTAGCACCGATGGACGAGGACGAGGATGTCGAGGAGATCATCTTCTCGGCGCGCTTCGCCTGCCCGGTCTGCGGCCACTCTATCAGCGAGCTGGAACCCAAGCTGTTCTCCTTCAACAACCCGGCCGGCGCCTGTCCGACCTGCGACGGCCTCGGCGTGAAGCAATTCTTCGACGCGCGCCGGGTGGTCAACGGCGAGTTGACCCTGGCCGAGGGCGCGATCCGCGGCTGGGACCGGCGCAACGTCTATTACTTCCAGATGCTCGGTTCGCTGGCCCAGCATTACGGCTTCAGCCTGGAAGAACCCTTCGACGAACTCGGCGCCGAACACCAGAAGGTGGTGCTCTACGGCTCCGGCCGGGAAAACGTCGACTTCCGCTATCTCAACGACCGCGGCGACATCGTCAAGCGTTCGCACCCCTTCGAAGGCATCCTGCCGAACCTTGAGCGGCGCTACCGCGAGACCGAGTCGGCCACGGTCCGCGAGGAGCTGGCCAAGTTCCTCAGCACCCAGCCCTGCCCGGATTGCCACGGTACCCGCCTGCGCCGCGAGGCGCGGCATGTGTGGGTCGGCGACCGGACGCTGCCGGCGATCACCGCGATGCCGGTCGGCGAAGCCTGCGAGTATGCCGCCGGACTCAGCCTGACCGGCCGCCGTGGCGAGATCGCGGCGAAGATCCTCAAGGAAATCCGCGACCGCCTGCAATTCCTGGTCAACGTCGGCCTCGACTACCTGACCCTCGACCGCAGCGCCGACACCCTGTCCGGCGGCGAAGCCCAGCGCATCCGCCTGGCCAGCCAGATCGGCGCCGGCCTGGTGGGAGTGATGTACATCCTCGACGAACCCTCGATCGGCCTGCACCAACGCGACAACGAGCGCCTGCTCGGCACCCTCACCCACCTGCGCAACCTCGGCAACACGGTGATCGTGGTCGAGCACGACGAGGACGCGATCCGACTCGCCGACTACGTTGTCGACATCGGTCCGGGCGCCGGCGTGCACGGCGGCCAGGTAGTGGCGGAAGGTACGCCCGACCAGGTGATGAACCACCCCGACTCGCTGACCGGCAAGTACCTTTCCGGGCGCAAGAAAATCGCGGTTCCGGCCAAGCGCACCCCGCGCGACAAGAAGAAGCTGCTGAAGCTGAAAGGTGCCCGCGGCAACAACCTGCAGAACGTCAACCTGGAAATCCCGGTCGGCCTGTTCACCTGCATCACCGGGGTCTCGGGCTCCGGCAAGTCGACGCTGATCAACAACACCCTGTTCCCGATCACCGCCACCGCGCTGAACGGCGCGACTACCCTGGAAGTGGCGCCGTACGACTCGTTCGACGGCCTGCAGCACCTGGACAAGGTGGTCGACATCGACCAGAGCCCGATCGGTCGTACCCCGCGCTCCAACCCGGCGACCTATACCGGCCTGTTCACGCCGATCCGCGAACTGTTTTCCGGCGTGCCGGAGGCCCGCTCGCGCGGCTACGGTCCCGGCCGCTTCTCGTTCAACGTCAAGGGCGGCCGTTGCGAGGCCTGCCAGGGCGACGGCGTGATCAAGGTGGAGATGCACTTCCTGCCGGATATCTACGTTCCCTGCGATGTCTGCAAGGGCAAGCGCTACAACCGCGAGACCCTGGAGATCCGCTACAAGGGCAAGAGCATCCACGAGGTGCTGGAGATGACCATCGAGGAAGCCCGCGAGTTCTTCGACGCCGTCCCCGCCCTGGCGCGCAAGCTGCAGACGCTGATGGACGTCGGCCTGTCCTACATCAAGCTGGGCCAGAGCGCGACCACCCTCTCGGGCGGCGAGGCGCAGCGGGTCAAGCTGTCCCGCGAGCTGTCCAAGCGCGATACCGGCAAGACCCTGTACATCCTCGACGAACCGACCACCGGCCTGCATTTCGCCGACATCCAGCAACTGCTCGACGTGCTCCACCGCCTGCGCGACCACGGCAACACCGTGGTGGTGATCGAGCACAACCTGGACGTGATCAAGACCGCCGACTGGCTGGTCGACCTCGGCCCCGAGGGCGGCTCCAAGGGTGGCCAGATCATCGCCAACGGCACGCCGGAGCAGGTGGCCGAGATGCCCCAGTCGCACACCGGCCACTTCCTCAAGCCGCTGCTGGAACGCGATCGCGCCTGA